The following coding sequences lie in one Globicephala melas chromosome 15, mGloMel1.2, whole genome shotgun sequence genomic window:
- the LOC115847541 gene encoding disintegrin and metalloproteinase domain-containing protein 33 isoform X10, translated as MRGLITLSSNASYYVHPWPAGDSKDFLTHKIFRTEQLLSWKGACGYRDPGDKRDMARLSCATQIRERRESLGSPRYLELYIVADHTLFLTQHRNLNHTKQRLLEVASYVDQILRTLDIQVALTGLEVWTEEDQSRVTPDANATLWAFLQWRQGLWARQPHDSAQLLTGRAFQGVTVGLAPVEGMCRAESSGGVSTDHSELPIGAAATMAHEIGHSLGLSHDPDGCCVEAAAEQGGCVMAAATRHPFPRVFSACSRRQLRAFFSKGGGACLSNAPDSGLLVPRAHCGNGFVEEGEECDCGAGQECPDSCCHAHNCSLRAGAQCTHGDCCAHCLLKPAGAPCRRSAGDCDLPEFCTGVSPYCPPDIYLLDGSPCARGRGYCRDGACPTLEHQCQQLWGPGSRPAPEACFQVVNSAGDAHGNCGQQSDSSFVPCAQSDAQCGKLQCQGGEQSALAPHMVPVDSTVPLGSRQVTCKGALVLPGTQLDLPDLGLVESGTQCGPRMVCQERRCRNTTFRELELCLTACHGHGTLRTLSEPNSHLEKPVTHGPACTPKKSTSAQTLGFPSRYGSGELGRRHLSDWGSASRRPLLCLLPSMASCLAPPLLLLLLLGSPSAVAPNRCVDAADACTADARCQRLRTAYVVQCLGRAAPGSCPRARCRRALRRFFARGPPELTHALLFCPCGGPACAERRRQTFVPSCAFSGPEPAPPSCLAPLDACEHSRVCRPRLLAFQASCAPAPSNLDGCLRDQIPSCLRAYAGLVGTAVTPNYVDNASARVAPWCDCGASGNRREECEVFRGLFTRNRCLDRAIQAFDGGWPSVLHDQLDPHQDPEHSLLQVSSADASLEGSSMLSVLPVLVLQPLL; from the exons ATGAG GGGCCTGATCACACTCAGCAGCAATGCCAGCTATTATGTGCATCCTTGGCCAGCTGGGGACTCCAAAGACTTCTTGACCCACAAGATCTTCCGGACGGAGCAGCTGCTCAGCTGGAAAGGGGCCTGTGGCTACAGGGACCCTGGGGACAAAAGGGACATGGCCAGGCTTTCGTGTGCCACCCAGATCAGG GAGAGGCGGGAGTCCTTGGGGAGCCCGAGGTACCTGGAGCTGTACATAGTGGCGGATCACACCCTG TTCTTGACCCAGCACCGGAACTTGAACCACACCAAACAGCGTCTTCTGGAGGTCGCCAGCTATGTGGATCAG ATTCTCAGGACTCTGGACATTCAGGTGGCGCTGACCGGCCTGGAAGTGTGGACCGAGGAGGACCAGAGCCGCGTCACGCCAGACGCGAACGCCACGCTCTGGGCCTTCCTGCAGTGGCGCCAGGGACTGTGGGCACGGCAGCCACATGACTCGGCTCAGCTGCTCAC GGGCCGCGCCTTCCAGGGCGTCACCGTGGGCCTGGCGCCGGTCGAGGGCATGTGCCGCGCGGAGAGCTCTGGAGGCGTGAGCACC GACCACTCGGAGCTCCCCATTGGTGCTGCAGCCACCATGGCCCACGAGATAGGCCACAGCCTCGGCCTCAGCCACGACCCCGACGGCTGCTGCGTGGAGGCAGCGGCGGAGCAGGGCGGCTGCGTGATGGCCGCAGCTACCCG GCACCCGTTCCCGCGAGTGTTTAGCGCCTGCAGCCGCCGCCAGCTGCGCGCCTTCTTCAGCAAGGGAGGGGGCGCGTGCCTCTCCAACGCGCCGGACTCCGGGCTCCTAGTGCCCCGGGCGCACTGCGGGAATGGCTTCGTGGAAGAGGGCGAGGAGTGCGACTGCGGCGCCGGCCAG GAGTGCCCGGACTCCTGCTGCCATGCCCACAACTGCTCGCTGCGTGCGGGGGCCCAGTGCACCCACGGGGACTGCTGCGCACACTGCTTG CTGAAGCCGGCGGGTGCGCCTTGCCGCCGGTCTGCGGGCGACTGTGACCTCCCTGAATTCTGCACGGGCGTCTCCCCCTATTGCCCCCCCGACATTTACCTACTGGATGGCTCGCCCTGCGCCAGAGGCCGCGGCTACTGCCGGGACGGCGCGTGTCCCACGCTGGAGCATCAGTGCCAGCAGCTCTGGGGGCCTG GCTCCCGCCCAGCCCCGGAGGCTTGTTTCCAGGTTGTGAACTCTGCGGGAGACGCCCATGGGAACTGCGGCCAGCAAAGCGACAGCAGCTTCGTGCCCTGTGCGCagag CGATGCGCAGTGTGGGAAACTGCAGTGCCAGGGCGGGGAGCAGAGTGCACTGGCGCCACACATGGTGCCGGTGGACTCCACCGTACCCCTAGGCAGCCGCCAGGTGACCTGCAAGGGAGCCCTCGTGCTGCCCGGCACCCAGCTGGACCTGCCTGATTTGGGCCTGGTAGAGTCAGGCACCCAGTGTGGACCTAGAATG GTGTGCCAGGAAAGGCGCTGCCGGAACACCACCTTCCGAGAGCTGGAGCTCTGCCTGACCGCCTGCCATGGTCACGGG ACCTTGAGAACTCTGTCAGAGCCCAACAGCCACCTTGAGAAGCCTGTGACCCACGGCCCTGCTTGTACCCCCAAG AAGAGCACGTCAGCACAGACACTTGGGTTTCCATCTCGTTATGGCTcaggggagctgggaaggaggcaCCTGTCTGACTGGGGCTCTGCCTCTCGTCGTCCTCTCCTCTGTTTGCTGCCCAGCATGGCCAGCTGCTTGGCACCCCcgttgctgctgctactgcttcTAG GGTCACCGAGCGCTGTCGCACCGAACCGATGCGTGGACGCGGCCGACGCGTGCACCGCGGATGCGCGATGCCAGCGGTTGCGCACCGCATACGTGGTGCAGTGCCTGGGTCGGGCCGCGCCGGGGAGCTGCCCCCGCGCCCGCTGCCGCCGCGCCCTGCGCCGCTTCTTCGCCCGCGGGCCGCCCGAGCTTACCCACGCGCTGCTCTTCTGCCCGTGCGGCGGCCCCGCATGTGCCGAGCGCCGGCGCCAGACCTTCGTGCCCTCCTGCGCCTTCTCGGGTCCTGAACCGGCCCCGCCCTCCTGCCTCGCGCCCTTAGACGCCTGCGAGCACAGCCGGGTCTGCAG GCCCCGCCTCTTGGCCTTCCAGGCTTCCTGCGCGCCTGCCCCCAGCAACCTGGACGGCTGCCTTCGAGACCAGATCCCTAGCTGCCTGCGCGCCTACGCCGGCCTCGTGG GCACCGCCGTCACCCCCAACTACGTGGACAACGCTAGCGCGCGCGTGGCACCCTGGTGCGACTGCGGAGCTAGCGGAAACCGGCGCGAGGAGTGCGAAGTCTTCCGGGGGCTCTTCACAAGGAACCGCTGCTTGG ATAGAGCCATACAGGCCTTTGACGGTGGGTGGCCCTCAGTCCTACACGACCAGCTGGACCCCCACCAGGACCCTGAGCACAGCCTCCTACAG GTGTCCTCTGCAGATGCGTCCCTGGAGGGGAGCTCCATGCTCTCCGTGCTCCCTGTTCTGGTTCTCCAGCCCCTGCTCTGA
- the LOC115847541 gene encoding disintegrin and metalloproteinase domain-containing protein 12 isoform X4 produces MRPGYRRARGSPALGLLLLLRLPWPVWGAEAFQGSLPLPWACEGLPGLLGSPQHLLWDEGPDHTQQQCQLLCASLASWGLQRLLDPQDLPDGAAAQLERGLWLQGPWGQKGHGQAFVCHPDQGEAGVLGEPEVPGAVHSGGSHPVLDPAPELEPHQTASSGGRQLCGSGWVGGGKSTFGVTTTGAGLEMGRGNGGEERGALPWRSTGTAAVPHFSPASPRPQILRTLDIQVALTGLEVWTEEDQSRVTPDANATLWAFLQWRQGLWARQPHDSAQLLTGRAFQGVTVGLAPVEGMCRAESSGGVSTDHSELPIGAAATMAHEIGHSLGLSHDPDGCCVEAAAEQGGCVMAAATRHPFPRVFSACSRRQLRAFFSKGGGACLSNAPDSGLLVPRAHCGNGFVEEGEECDCGAGQECPDSCCHAHNCSLRAGAQCTHGDCCAHCLLKPAGAPCRRSAGDCDLPEFCTGVSPYCPPDIYLLDGSPCARGRGYCRDGACPTLEHQCQQLWGPGSRPAPEACFQVVNSAGDAHGNCGQQSDSSFVPCAQSDAQCGKLQCQGGEQSALAPHMVPVDSTVPLGSRQVTCKGALVLPGTQLDLPDLGLVESGTQCGPRMVCQERRCRNTTFRELELCLTACHGHGTLRTLSEPNSHLEKPVTHGPACTPKKSTSAQTLGFPSRYGSGELGRRHLSDWGSASRRPLLCLLPSMASCLAPPLLLLLLLGSPSAVAPNRCVDAADACTADARCQRLRTAYVVQCLGRAAPGSCPRARCRRALRRFFARGPPELTHALLFCPCGGPACAERRRQTFVPSCAFSGPEPAPPSCLAPLDACEHSRVCRPRLLAFQASCAPAPSNLDGCLRDQIPSCLRAYAGLVGTAVTPNYVDNASARVAPWCDCGASGNRREECEVFRGLFTRNRCLDRAIQAFDGGWPSVLHDQLDPHQDPEHSLLQVSSADASLEGSSMLSVLPVLVLQPLL; encoded by the exons GATCATTGCCACTACCATGGGCGTGTGAGGGGCTTCCTGGACTCCTGGGTAGTCCTCAGCATCTGCTCTGGGATGAG GGGCCTGATCACACTCAGCAGCAATGCCAGCTATTATGTGCATCCTTGGCCAGCTGGGGACTCCAAAGACTTCTTGACCCACAAGATCTTCCGGACGGAGCAGCTGCTCAGCTGGAAAGGGGCCTGTGGCTACAGGGACCCTGGGGACAAAAGGGACATGGCCAGGCTTTCGTGTGCCACCCAGATCAGG GAGAGGCGGGAGTCCTTGGGGAGCCCGAGGTACCTGGAGCTGTACATAGTGGCGGATCACACCCTG TTCTTGACCCAGCACCGGAACTTGAACCACACCAAACAGCGTCTTCTGGAGGTCGCCAGCTATGTGGATCAGGTTGGGTCGGTGGGGGGAAGAGCACTTTTGGGGTGACCACGACAGGGGCAGGcttggagatggggagagggaacggaggggaagaaagaggggCGCTCCCATGGAGGAGCACGGGCACCGCGGCGGTCCCCCACTTCAGCCCTGCCTCGCCGCGCCCGCAGATTCTCAGGACTCTGGACATTCAGGTGGCGCTGACCGGCCTGGAAGTGTGGACCGAGGAGGACCAGAGCCGCGTCACGCCAGACGCGAACGCCACGCTCTGGGCCTTCCTGCAGTGGCGCCAGGGACTGTGGGCACGGCAGCCACATGACTCGGCTCAGCTGCTCAC GGGCCGCGCCTTCCAGGGCGTCACCGTGGGCCTGGCGCCGGTCGAGGGCATGTGCCGCGCGGAGAGCTCTGGAGGCGTGAGCACC GACCACTCGGAGCTCCCCATTGGTGCTGCAGCCACCATGGCCCACGAGATAGGCCACAGCCTCGGCCTCAGCCACGACCCCGACGGCTGCTGCGTGGAGGCAGCGGCGGAGCAGGGCGGCTGCGTGATGGCCGCAGCTACCCG GCACCCGTTCCCGCGAGTGTTTAGCGCCTGCAGCCGCCGCCAGCTGCGCGCCTTCTTCAGCAAGGGAGGGGGCGCGTGCCTCTCCAACGCGCCGGACTCCGGGCTCCTAGTGCCCCGGGCGCACTGCGGGAATGGCTTCGTGGAAGAGGGCGAGGAGTGCGACTGCGGCGCCGGCCAG GAGTGCCCGGACTCCTGCTGCCATGCCCACAACTGCTCGCTGCGTGCGGGGGCCCAGTGCACCCACGGGGACTGCTGCGCACACTGCTTG CTGAAGCCGGCGGGTGCGCCTTGCCGCCGGTCTGCGGGCGACTGTGACCTCCCTGAATTCTGCACGGGCGTCTCCCCCTATTGCCCCCCCGACATTTACCTACTGGATGGCTCGCCCTGCGCCAGAGGCCGCGGCTACTGCCGGGACGGCGCGTGTCCCACGCTGGAGCATCAGTGCCAGCAGCTCTGGGGGCCTG GCTCCCGCCCAGCCCCGGAGGCTTGTTTCCAGGTTGTGAACTCTGCGGGAGACGCCCATGGGAACTGCGGCCAGCAAAGCGACAGCAGCTTCGTGCCCTGTGCGCagag CGATGCGCAGTGTGGGAAACTGCAGTGCCAGGGCGGGGAGCAGAGTGCACTGGCGCCACACATGGTGCCGGTGGACTCCACCGTACCCCTAGGCAGCCGCCAGGTGACCTGCAAGGGAGCCCTCGTGCTGCCCGGCACCCAGCTGGACCTGCCTGATTTGGGCCTGGTAGAGTCAGGCACCCAGTGTGGACCTAGAATG GTGTGCCAGGAAAGGCGCTGCCGGAACACCACCTTCCGAGAGCTGGAGCTCTGCCTGACCGCCTGCCATGGTCACGGG ACCTTGAGAACTCTGTCAGAGCCCAACAGCCACCTTGAGAAGCCTGTGACCCACGGCCCTGCTTGTACCCCCAAG AAGAGCACGTCAGCACAGACACTTGGGTTTCCATCTCGTTATGGCTcaggggagctgggaaggaggcaCCTGTCTGACTGGGGCTCTGCCTCTCGTCGTCCTCTCCTCTGTTTGCTGCCCAGCATGGCCAGCTGCTTGGCACCCCcgttgctgctgctactgcttcTAG GGTCACCGAGCGCTGTCGCACCGAACCGATGCGTGGACGCGGCCGACGCGTGCACCGCGGATGCGCGATGCCAGCGGTTGCGCACCGCATACGTGGTGCAGTGCCTGGGTCGGGCCGCGCCGGGGAGCTGCCCCCGCGCCCGCTGCCGCCGCGCCCTGCGCCGCTTCTTCGCCCGCGGGCCGCCCGAGCTTACCCACGCGCTGCTCTTCTGCCCGTGCGGCGGCCCCGCATGTGCCGAGCGCCGGCGCCAGACCTTCGTGCCCTCCTGCGCCTTCTCGGGTCCTGAACCGGCCCCGCCCTCCTGCCTCGCGCCCTTAGACGCCTGCGAGCACAGCCGGGTCTGCAG GCCCCGCCTCTTGGCCTTCCAGGCTTCCTGCGCGCCTGCCCCCAGCAACCTGGACGGCTGCCTTCGAGACCAGATCCCTAGCTGCCTGCGCGCCTACGCCGGCCTCGTGG GCACCGCCGTCACCCCCAACTACGTGGACAACGCTAGCGCGCGCGTGGCACCCTGGTGCGACTGCGGAGCTAGCGGAAACCGGCGCGAGGAGTGCGAAGTCTTCCGGGGGCTCTTCACAAGGAACCGCTGCTTGG ATAGAGCCATACAGGCCTTTGACGGTGGGTGGCCCTCAGTCCTACACGACCAGCTGGACCCCCACCAGGACCCTGAGCACAGCCTCCTACAG GTGTCCTCTGCAGATGCGTCCCTGGAGGGGAGCTCCATGCTCTCCGTGCTCCCTGTTCTGGTTCTCCAGCCCCTGCTCTGA
- the LOC115847541 gene encoding disintegrin and metalloproteinase domain-containing protein 33 isoform X8: protein MDSEDRDHCHYHGRVRGFLDSWVVLSICSGMRGLITLSSNASYYVHPWPAGDSKDFLTHKIFRTEQLLSWKGACGYRDPGDKRDMARLSCATQIRERRESLGSPRYLELYIVADHTLFLTQHRNLNHTKQRLLEVASYVDQILRTLDIQVALTGLEVWTEEDQSRVTPDANATLWAFLQWRQGLWARQPHDSAQLLTGRAFQGVTVGLAPVEGMCRAESSGGVSTDHSELPIGAAATMAHEIGHSLGLSHDPDGCCVEAAAEQGGCVMAAATRHPFPRVFSACSRRQLRAFFSKGGGACLSNAPDSGLLVPRAHCGNGFVEEGEECDCGAGQECPDSCCHAHNCSLRAGAQCTHGDCCAHCLLKPAGAPCRRSAGDCDLPEFCTGVSPYCPPDIYLLDGSPCARGRGYCRDGACPTLEHQCQQLWGPGSRPAPEACFQVVNSAGDAHGNCGQQSDSSFVPCAQSDAQCGKLQCQGGEQSALAPHMVPVDSTVPLGSRQVTCKGALVLPGTQLDLPDLGLVESGTQCGPRMVCQERRCRNTTFRELELCLTACHGHGTLRTLSEPNSHLEKPVTHGPACTPKKSTSAQTLGFPSRYGSGELGRRHLSDWGSASRRPLLCLLPSMASCLAPPLLLLLLLGSPSAVAPNRCVDAADACTADARCQRLRTAYVVQCLGRAAPGSCPRARCRRALRRFFARGPPELTHALLFCPCGGPACAERRRQTFVPSCAFSGPEPAPPSCLAPLDACEHSRVCRPRLLAFQASCAPAPSNLDGCLRDQIPSCLRAYAGLVGTAVTPNYVDNASARVAPWCDCGASGNRREECEVFRGLFTRNRCLDRAIQAFDGGWPSVLHDQLDPHQDPEHSLLQVSSADASLEGSSMLSVLPVLVLQPLL from the exons ATGGACTCTGAGGACAGG GATCATTGCCACTACCATGGGCGTGTGAGGGGCTTCCTGGACTCCTGGGTAGTCCTCAGCATCTGCTCTGGGATGAG GGGCCTGATCACACTCAGCAGCAATGCCAGCTATTATGTGCATCCTTGGCCAGCTGGGGACTCCAAAGACTTCTTGACCCACAAGATCTTCCGGACGGAGCAGCTGCTCAGCTGGAAAGGGGCCTGTGGCTACAGGGACCCTGGGGACAAAAGGGACATGGCCAGGCTTTCGTGTGCCACCCAGATCAGG GAGAGGCGGGAGTCCTTGGGGAGCCCGAGGTACCTGGAGCTGTACATAGTGGCGGATCACACCCTG TTCTTGACCCAGCACCGGAACTTGAACCACACCAAACAGCGTCTTCTGGAGGTCGCCAGCTATGTGGATCAG ATTCTCAGGACTCTGGACATTCAGGTGGCGCTGACCGGCCTGGAAGTGTGGACCGAGGAGGACCAGAGCCGCGTCACGCCAGACGCGAACGCCACGCTCTGGGCCTTCCTGCAGTGGCGCCAGGGACTGTGGGCACGGCAGCCACATGACTCGGCTCAGCTGCTCAC GGGCCGCGCCTTCCAGGGCGTCACCGTGGGCCTGGCGCCGGTCGAGGGCATGTGCCGCGCGGAGAGCTCTGGAGGCGTGAGCACC GACCACTCGGAGCTCCCCATTGGTGCTGCAGCCACCATGGCCCACGAGATAGGCCACAGCCTCGGCCTCAGCCACGACCCCGACGGCTGCTGCGTGGAGGCAGCGGCGGAGCAGGGCGGCTGCGTGATGGCCGCAGCTACCCG GCACCCGTTCCCGCGAGTGTTTAGCGCCTGCAGCCGCCGCCAGCTGCGCGCCTTCTTCAGCAAGGGAGGGGGCGCGTGCCTCTCCAACGCGCCGGACTCCGGGCTCCTAGTGCCCCGGGCGCACTGCGGGAATGGCTTCGTGGAAGAGGGCGAGGAGTGCGACTGCGGCGCCGGCCAG GAGTGCCCGGACTCCTGCTGCCATGCCCACAACTGCTCGCTGCGTGCGGGGGCCCAGTGCACCCACGGGGACTGCTGCGCACACTGCTTG CTGAAGCCGGCGGGTGCGCCTTGCCGCCGGTCTGCGGGCGACTGTGACCTCCCTGAATTCTGCACGGGCGTCTCCCCCTATTGCCCCCCCGACATTTACCTACTGGATGGCTCGCCCTGCGCCAGAGGCCGCGGCTACTGCCGGGACGGCGCGTGTCCCACGCTGGAGCATCAGTGCCAGCAGCTCTGGGGGCCTG GCTCCCGCCCAGCCCCGGAGGCTTGTTTCCAGGTTGTGAACTCTGCGGGAGACGCCCATGGGAACTGCGGCCAGCAAAGCGACAGCAGCTTCGTGCCCTGTGCGCagag CGATGCGCAGTGTGGGAAACTGCAGTGCCAGGGCGGGGAGCAGAGTGCACTGGCGCCACACATGGTGCCGGTGGACTCCACCGTACCCCTAGGCAGCCGCCAGGTGACCTGCAAGGGAGCCCTCGTGCTGCCCGGCACCCAGCTGGACCTGCCTGATTTGGGCCTGGTAGAGTCAGGCACCCAGTGTGGACCTAGAATG GTGTGCCAGGAAAGGCGCTGCCGGAACACCACCTTCCGAGAGCTGGAGCTCTGCCTGACCGCCTGCCATGGTCACGGG ACCTTGAGAACTCTGTCAGAGCCCAACAGCCACCTTGAGAAGCCTGTGACCCACGGCCCTGCTTGTACCCCCAAG AAGAGCACGTCAGCACAGACACTTGGGTTTCCATCTCGTTATGGCTcaggggagctgggaaggaggcaCCTGTCTGACTGGGGCTCTGCCTCTCGTCGTCCTCTCCTCTGTTTGCTGCCCAGCATGGCCAGCTGCTTGGCACCCCcgttgctgctgctactgcttcTAG GGTCACCGAGCGCTGTCGCACCGAACCGATGCGTGGACGCGGCCGACGCGTGCACCGCGGATGCGCGATGCCAGCGGTTGCGCACCGCATACGTGGTGCAGTGCCTGGGTCGGGCCGCGCCGGGGAGCTGCCCCCGCGCCCGCTGCCGCCGCGCCCTGCGCCGCTTCTTCGCCCGCGGGCCGCCCGAGCTTACCCACGCGCTGCTCTTCTGCCCGTGCGGCGGCCCCGCATGTGCCGAGCGCCGGCGCCAGACCTTCGTGCCCTCCTGCGCCTTCTCGGGTCCTGAACCGGCCCCGCCCTCCTGCCTCGCGCCCTTAGACGCCTGCGAGCACAGCCGGGTCTGCAG GCCCCGCCTCTTGGCCTTCCAGGCTTCCTGCGCGCCTGCCCCCAGCAACCTGGACGGCTGCCTTCGAGACCAGATCCCTAGCTGCCTGCGCGCCTACGCCGGCCTCGTGG GCACCGCCGTCACCCCCAACTACGTGGACAACGCTAGCGCGCGCGTGGCACCCTGGTGCGACTGCGGAGCTAGCGGAAACCGGCGCGAGGAGTGCGAAGTCTTCCGGGGGCTCTTCACAAGGAACCGCTGCTTGG ATAGAGCCATACAGGCCTTTGACGGTGGGTGGCCCTCAGTCCTACACGACCAGCTGGACCCCCACCAGGACCCTGAGCACAGCCTCCTACAG GTGTCCTCTGCAGATGCGTCCCTGGAGGGGAGCTCCATGCTCTCCGTGCTCCCTGTTCTGGTTCTCCAGCCCCTGCTCTGA
- the LOC115847541 gene encoding disintegrin and metalloproteinase domain-containing protein 33 isoform X6 yields the protein MLFFLPLPPQSWLRFGAGSFALQDHCHYHGRVRGFLDSWVVLSICSGMRGLITLSSNASYYVHPWPAGDSKDFLTHKIFRTEQLLSWKGACGYRDPGDKRDMARLSCATQIRERRESLGSPRYLELYIVADHTLFLTQHRNLNHTKQRLLEVASYVDQILRTLDIQVALTGLEVWTEEDQSRVTPDANATLWAFLQWRQGLWARQPHDSAQLLTGRAFQGVTVGLAPVEGMCRAESSGGVSTDHSELPIGAAATMAHEIGHSLGLSHDPDGCCVEAAAEQGGCVMAAATRHPFPRVFSACSRRQLRAFFSKGGGACLSNAPDSGLLVPRAHCGNGFVEEGEECDCGAGQECPDSCCHAHNCSLRAGAQCTHGDCCAHCLLKPAGAPCRRSAGDCDLPEFCTGVSPYCPPDIYLLDGSPCARGRGYCRDGACPTLEHQCQQLWGPGSRPAPEACFQVVNSAGDAHGNCGQQSDSSFVPCAQSDAQCGKLQCQGGEQSALAPHMVPVDSTVPLGSRQVTCKGALVLPGTQLDLPDLGLVESGTQCGPRMVCQERRCRNTTFRELELCLTACHGHGTLRTLSEPNSHLEKPVTHGPACTPKKSTSAQTLGFPSRYGSGELGRRHLSDWGSASRRPLLCLLPSMASCLAPPLLLLLLLGSPSAVAPNRCVDAADACTADARCQRLRTAYVVQCLGRAAPGSCPRARCRRALRRFFARGPPELTHALLFCPCGGPACAERRRQTFVPSCAFSGPEPAPPSCLAPLDACEHSRVCRPRLLAFQASCAPAPSNLDGCLRDQIPSCLRAYAGLVGTAVTPNYVDNASARVAPWCDCGASGNRREECEVFRGLFTRNRCLDRAIQAFDGGWPSVLHDQLDPHQDPEHSLLQVSSADASLEGSSMLSVLPVLVLQPLL from the exons ATGCTTTTTTTcttgcccctcccacctcagTCCTGGCTGAGATTTGGGGCTGGGTCCTTTGCTCTCCAGGATCATTGCCACTACCATGGGCGTGTGAGGGGCTTCCTGGACTCCTGGGTAGTCCTCAGCATCTGCTCTGGGATGAG GGGCCTGATCACACTCAGCAGCAATGCCAGCTATTATGTGCATCCTTGGCCAGCTGGGGACTCCAAAGACTTCTTGACCCACAAGATCTTCCGGACGGAGCAGCTGCTCAGCTGGAAAGGGGCCTGTGGCTACAGGGACCCTGGGGACAAAAGGGACATGGCCAGGCTTTCGTGTGCCACCCAGATCAGG GAGAGGCGGGAGTCCTTGGGGAGCCCGAGGTACCTGGAGCTGTACATAGTGGCGGATCACACCCTG TTCTTGACCCAGCACCGGAACTTGAACCACACCAAACAGCGTCTTCTGGAGGTCGCCAGCTATGTGGATCAG ATTCTCAGGACTCTGGACATTCAGGTGGCGCTGACCGGCCTGGAAGTGTGGACCGAGGAGGACCAGAGCCGCGTCACGCCAGACGCGAACGCCACGCTCTGGGCCTTCCTGCAGTGGCGCCAGGGACTGTGGGCACGGCAGCCACATGACTCGGCTCAGCTGCTCAC GGGCCGCGCCTTCCAGGGCGTCACCGTGGGCCTGGCGCCGGTCGAGGGCATGTGCCGCGCGGAGAGCTCTGGAGGCGTGAGCACC GACCACTCGGAGCTCCCCATTGGTGCTGCAGCCACCATGGCCCACGAGATAGGCCACAGCCTCGGCCTCAGCCACGACCCCGACGGCTGCTGCGTGGAGGCAGCGGCGGAGCAGGGCGGCTGCGTGATGGCCGCAGCTACCCG GCACCCGTTCCCGCGAGTGTTTAGCGCCTGCAGCCGCCGCCAGCTGCGCGCCTTCTTCAGCAAGGGAGGGGGCGCGTGCCTCTCCAACGCGCCGGACTCCGGGCTCCTAGTGCCCCGGGCGCACTGCGGGAATGGCTTCGTGGAAGAGGGCGAGGAGTGCGACTGCGGCGCCGGCCAG GAGTGCCCGGACTCCTGCTGCCATGCCCACAACTGCTCGCTGCGTGCGGGGGCCCAGTGCACCCACGGGGACTGCTGCGCACACTGCTTG CTGAAGCCGGCGGGTGCGCCTTGCCGCCGGTCTGCGGGCGACTGTGACCTCCCTGAATTCTGCACGGGCGTCTCCCCCTATTGCCCCCCCGACATTTACCTACTGGATGGCTCGCCCTGCGCCAGAGGCCGCGGCTACTGCCGGGACGGCGCGTGTCCCACGCTGGAGCATCAGTGCCAGCAGCTCTGGGGGCCTG GCTCCCGCCCAGCCCCGGAGGCTTGTTTCCAGGTTGTGAACTCTGCGGGAGACGCCCATGGGAACTGCGGCCAGCAAAGCGACAGCAGCTTCGTGCCCTGTGCGCagag CGATGCGCAGTGTGGGAAACTGCAGTGCCAGGGCGGGGAGCAGAGTGCACTGGCGCCACACATGGTGCCGGTGGACTCCACCGTACCCCTAGGCAGCCGCCAGGTGACCTGCAAGGGAGCCCTCGTGCTGCCCGGCACCCAGCTGGACCTGCCTGATTTGGGCCTGGTAGAGTCAGGCACCCAGTGTGGACCTAGAATG GTGTGCCAGGAAAGGCGCTGCCGGAACACCACCTTCCGAGAGCTGGAGCTCTGCCTGACCGCCTGCCATGGTCACGGG ACCTTGAGAACTCTGTCAGAGCCCAACAGCCACCTTGAGAAGCCTGTGACCCACGGCCCTGCTTGTACCCCCAAG AAGAGCACGTCAGCACAGACACTTGGGTTTCCATCTCGTTATGGCTcaggggagctgggaaggaggcaCCTGTCTGACTGGGGCTCTGCCTCTCGTCGTCCTCTCCTCTGTTTGCTGCCCAGCATGGCCAGCTGCTTGGCACCCCcgttgctgctgctactgcttcTAG GGTCACCGAGCGCTGTCGCACCGAACCGATGCGTGGACGCGGCCGACGCGTGCACCGCGGATGCGCGATGCCAGCGGTTGCGCACCGCATACGTGGTGCAGTGCCTGGGTCGGGCCGCGCCGGGGAGCTGCCCCCGCGCCCGCTGCCGCCGCGCCCTGCGCCGCTTCTTCGCCCGCGGGCCGCCCGAGCTTACCCACGCGCTGCTCTTCTGCCCGTGCGGCGGCCCCGCATGTGCCGAGCGCCGGCGCCAGACCTTCGTGCCCTCCTGCGCCTTCTCGGGTCCTGAACCGGCCCCGCCCTCCTGCCTCGCGCCCTTAGACGCCTGCGAGCACAGCCGGGTCTGCAG GCCCCGCCTCTTGGCCTTCCAGGCTTCCTGCGCGCCTGCCCCCAGCAACCTGGACGGCTGCCTTCGAGACCAGATCCCTAGCTGCCTGCGCGCCTACGCCGGCCTCGTGG GCACCGCCGTCACCCCCAACTACGTGGACAACGCTAGCGCGCGCGTGGCACCCTGGTGCGACTGCGGAGCTAGCGGAAACCGGCGCGAGGAGTGCGAAGTCTTCCGGGGGCTCTTCACAAGGAACCGCTGCTTGG ATAGAGCCATACAGGCCTTTGACGGTGGGTGGCCCTCAGTCCTACACGACCAGCTGGACCCCCACCAGGACCCTGAGCACAGCCTCCTACAG GTGTCCTCTGCAGATGCGTCCCTGGAGGGGAGCTCCATGCTCTCCGTGCTCCCTGTTCTGGTTCTCCAGCCCCTGCTCTGA